The Notolabrus celidotus isolate fNotCel1 chromosome 6, fNotCel1.pri, whole genome shotgun sequence nucleotide sequence taatttgtgaaaTATCAGACTTTTCAGTAAGTAAAAGGACTCCTGAGTGATAACTTAAATCACAGAGAGTGGTGAGTGTGCTATTTCCTCTATAATGTCTTAGCAGCACTGATCTCCAAGTTGTTAAGACTGCAACCAGGTCATCAAATTGTCCATATCTCAGATGTAGTTCTACCAGATATGAGCCCTGTCGTTTCTTGACCGCCCATGATGTGTAGCTGCAGAAGGAATCTTcttgacactggcttgcttgcatagcaatatgtttattacaagaatcaaAACCAGTATTGAACAAGCACctggaatgcttgggagaacagctctgcaaatctgctgactcccagaaggCTGTTGTTGACCAACACCCTTTATGGGTCTGAGAGCCAGTGACAGCCTACTACAGAGCGcaaacttatcttaacatcTGGTCGTTTATTATACTGTCCTTCAGCTCTGCTGACTTAAGGGTCACCAAAACGTGTCCCTGCAAGTCACAAACAGACTGTAAATAAGGTCACAAAACAGGAGAGGGGTCTCTATCTAAATGTCCCTGAGAGTCTGAAACAACATAgatttctccttgacttgttttatgtcagataCTTATTTTATGTCAGATAGTTCAGCCTAATAAAGGTGGTGTTGAAGTTGTGCCCATGTCTAGATGTGAGGGGATGCATCCTAAAGGAGGATCCAGTATTGAGGCCCTGTGTGTACAAGTGGTTTCCCTCCAATAACTTGTCCTATTGTAAAATAATTCTATGATCAACCCAACCTGCAACCTGCAtagatctgtctgtctgtctgtctgtctgtctgtctgtctgtctgtctgtctgtctgtctgtctctctctctctgtctgcctgtctgttctgaacatagactgtaaataaaaaggttctGAAGCATAAGCAATCGATATCTCCTCCGGActccatttcccatgagcactagCGGTCTTCCTCAAATCATGAGACCCATCATGGGACTGTATTGCTCCACTTTTTAGCAGCAGGGTTTTGGGTCAGTATTCCTGGCAGTAATGGCTGTAGAAACCATCGCACCTGACTGGGAGTTTGACCGCTTTGATGACGGTTCACAGAGTAAGTACCTGACGTGCTGATGTTTACTGACGTTACTCTACCTGCACTGCTAGCTTCCGCTGCTAGCAGGATGCTTTCACATTGGGCTCCGTCTATTTGCTGAAAGAGAACAAGTCTTGCTGTTGATTGCAAACAAACGCAGGTCAAATGAACTAATTTTAGAGATATGGCAACTATGATACGGCGCACATAGGATAGTTTAAGGTTAACTCGTAAAATGATGTGACAAATACAGTTAGCTAGCCCATAATCACAGTTACAGCGGCACAGCTGATCAGTCTGACAGCTGAACGACTCAAGAGCAATGTTGACATTAGTTCAGAATAAAAACTTCACAATATGGGTCCTTCGTTTTAATAAAAAAGGGACGTGGAGATGTTAATTATTTCACTTAAACCCGATGTCTCCTTGAGTAACATTTAGTGCTCATCTCCTTGGGTTTGACTATTTATTTAGTGTCCATTTCTGGCCAATACAATTCACATTCAGTCCATGAGAAAGCAGAATTTGAAATGATGTATTTAGATTCACATTACTTTTCATTCAGTAGTTTATCCAACATAACTGGTCTGCTGCTAACTCTCTATAGCAGCACAGTTTACATTAGTCTATTAGCCATAAAAGCAACATTAGACCCTCTGTGACCTGTCATCCTACAGAAATACACCTGGAGGTTCAGCTGAAGAACTACAGCAGGTTTTTGGAAGAGTTCACTTCTCAACTGAAGGGGATTGAGGAGGCTCTGGATGACTCCATCGGGGATGTTTGGGACTTTACTCTGGATCCTATCGCTCTGAAGGTAATGTAccaaaaaccatagactgtacatcAACCTGAAACATTATCACTATTTTCCACCAGTCTCAGTACtcgtttctttctttcagctaCTCCCATATGAACAATCGTCTTTACTGGAGTTAATTAAGACAGACAACAAGGTAAATGAAGACACACTCTGTCATTTATTGTACTTCTAAAGTTTTCCTTGTTCTGAAAATTAGCATTTTGTTGTGCAGGTTCTGAACAAAGTCATCACAGTTTATGCTGCGCTCTGCAGTGAGGTGAAAAAGCTCAAGTATGAGGTAAGCATGAACTAAACTGTACACCCAATTACACTGTGTGGGTGAGGCAACTTTGGTTTGTGGCTTTAACCATATGTACTTTTTCTGTAAACAGGCTCTTGGGaattttctgctttgtttacatcTAAATACTTTTGAAGTCTAAAAAATATGATCTATGTACTCTTGTttggaaacattaaaaaaaaatatgtgtatACCTCTCCTTATGTAGTTATGCTGTGAAACCCAAATTGACCATGTACCCTTATATACTTCCccttacaggcagaaaccaagTTTTACAACGGCTTATTGTACTATGGAGAAGGAGGTAACCTatgagttatttttattttcacttttactcCTCCAGTTTACTTTGCTTTTTGATTAATTCTGTTCTTGTCACAGTCTCTGACACCAGTGTTGTGGAAGGAGAGTCCCAGGTTCAGATGGGGAGATTTATCTCATTCCTTCAGGTAAGTGAATTATCTTTTCTGTCAGAATGTTGCAAATTGAAACCCTGATGCCACTACTAGTTTCTCTCTTGAATAGGAGCTGTCCTGTTTTGTGACAAGATGTTATGAAGTGGTCGTCAACATTGTGCATCAGCTGGCTGCGCTCTACAACAGCAGCAAGTAAGAGCCTAAAACTGTGGCCAGTCATGTTACACAGTGAATGTACTGTTCTTGCTGGGTGGGCTTAAATACCCACATTGTGGAAATGCCTTTATGCGCCTGGCATGCAGTCATAGGAACAGCTTACAGACTGCAAATCCTGTTGATTACTTGTTGCATGTTTTACTCTTTCAGTGTTAAACAATGAATAAAAGCATCTCTCTTTTCATATTTAGGGTTGCAACAAAAATCATTGAGTCGTCAGGTGTCCATTTCCAGGTGGGATTTAAGAGTCTTTGGATTTATTTCCTCTGTGAATCTGTTTTTTCTCCAGCGCTAAATATTTCTGTGTGTTCTGCATCTCTTCTACAGATAGTGTACGAACACCTCGGGGAGTTGTTAGTGGTTCTGCTTACACTTGATGAGATAATGGAAAATCATGGCACACTGAAAGACCACTGGAAGATGTACAAAAGGTTAGAACTCAGAATAACACACAGCATGATAAGGACAAACCCTGAGAGCACCAAAaagctaaatttaaaaaaatccagtgtttttttttttttgtaatacaATCTGGATTAACCCAAAGGAAATCTCTAATGTTTTTTGAATACCAGCTCAAAAAGTCACACTAATAGTATTTCATTTGAGATTAATAACATAGTAAGAGTTAAATCACATGCAGTGATGTGGCAGGCATGACTGTgtggtggaaatcactgcatgggctttGAATaatttccaaaaaccattgtcagtgtcagtttgttgctgcatccacaaatgcgtGTTGAAACTTTACCATGCAAAGAATAAACAGTATATAACCATGATCCAGATGATCCATTGACGGAGACAAAGTGGAAAACTTCCCTTTTGTGTGAGGAATCATAATTTGACATACTGGAAATCATAGATACCAGGTCCTCCACTCTAAAGAAGGGAGGGATCACCTGACTTTACACAAGTGCCCATGGCATGAGTAGCTTACACATTTGTtaaggcaccattaatgctgaacaatacaggtcttgaagcaacacatgctgccaaccagacaatgccttttttaGGGAAGACCTTCaaatttcagcaagacaataccaaaccacattctgcacatattacaacatCATGGCTCTGAAGTCGTAGAGTCcagtttaaattatttttggaccataaagttatgtttttatcaACAGTTCACATAGTGTCCCAACCTTTTAAAATTTGTTGTTCAATTTGGTTTGTATCTAAACGTACATGCTTTGATAGATGATTATAGGGAAAATGATATACTGGACTCTAGTGTTCTATAACTGGATTTTGTTGTTGTAGGATGTTGAAATCAGTACACCATAACCCAGGAAAGTTTTCCATCCCTGAAGAGAAGCTGAAACCATTTGAAAAGCTCCTACTAAAGCTGGAGGGACAGCTGCTGGACGGCATGATACTACAGGTGGGACATTTCTTTAACCCCTGTGCTATGTAACACGATACATTTCCCAAGGTACGAGTGTTTTCTGAATAGTcagtgtttttagtttttatgctTGCATACGCAaccagatctttttttttttaaagctgtaaccataaatatatttttgtatgttttcgcTGGGGGTCATTGACCTCATGATGTTTTACTCCTCTGTGACAGGCCTGCGTCGAGCAGAGATTTGATGATCCTGGGGAAGGAGTTGCTGTTTCCAAAAACAGCGCTTTTGCAGAGGAGTTTGCCTTTAACATTCGCACCATATTCACCAACGTTGAGTCCAAAATAGGTCAGTTTGTCTTGCCATGATACAGGTTACATGAGGGAACACTCTTTTCTGCTAGTGGTAAgtcattttttgtctttgtctctgttttgttttcaggtgAACCCTCAGAGATCGACCAGAGAGATAAATACGCAGGTGTCTGTGGACTCTTTGTGCTTCACTTTCACATTTTTAGAAGTGTGGACAAAAAGTTCTACAAGGCTCTGCTGGATGTCTGTAAGAAGGTAGGTCAGTCTTTTTGTCCTGCCTCCTTTCCCTCCCAATGACTCTTCTGctcatatttttaatttcctCAATCTCACAAGAGTTGAATCATCTTCCTCATGTGCCTCTTACGTCCTTTTAGGTTCCAGCTGTCACTCTGACTTCAAACATCATCTGGTTCCCCGACACGTTCCTCATCACGAAGGTCCCCGCAGCAGCTAAACTGATGGATAAGAAGAGTCTACAGGCCATCCGAGCACAGAGAGACACCTTCCTGCAGCAAAGAGCTCAGACACTAACAAAGTCAGTGGAcctaaaataaatctgtttactTGTTAATAATCTTGATTGTCCTGTTTGAGAGTTTgattattttctgttgtttgtcTCTTCTCTTCAGGGATGTGCAGTCGTACTATGTGTTTGTAACTTCCTGGATGATGAAGATGGAGTCGATATTGTCCAAGGAACAGAAAAGTGACAAACTGGCAGAAGACCTGAACAGCAGGTGTAATGTGTTTGTACAGGTATGAGCTTAGAGTGTCCCATCCTATCACTAACTTAAGATCAGAGCATAACAGTACGAAGATCAGATCATTACTCTGTATTTAAATTTACTTCTATATATCACGACCCTTTTAGTTAAAAAGTTAGAGATTCATTATTTGTTTGATACGATGATCAAAGCCAACTTGTTTTAGTGTAAGTTTTTCAAGACGCACTACAGATCAAAATGTAGAGCACAAGCAGTGCCATGATTAAGAGTCTAAAGAGACAGAATAAGGCTGAAAAAGATCGTTTTTATTTGGAGTTGTAGAAAGAAGAACACTTAAACTACGAATATCCCCTTACATATTcagtttcttttaaatggtaaaGACCATCATCTGACCCACACGGACTTGGACCTGTATGTGTCCAGTCCCAGCCCTGGGTACGAAAGTGCATGATAATTCCAGTGTTTGGATAAAAGTTATCCAAATCCTGCTCTGAatgttttaataacacacattgAAGGTTTGATctggattaaataaaaaacatgacaaactaATGTAATCCcattcaagaaacaaacaaagtcatGAAATTAACATTCTCACTACAATATAAATGGTTTGAACTTGTATGACTTGTGTTGAAGATTTATACTTCATCACTATAAACTCCCTTTGTGTTTTATGTCCCTCTCAGGGCATCCTGTATGCATACAGCATAAGCACCATCATCAAAACCACCATGAACATGTACATGTCCATGCAGAAGCCCATGACCAAAACATCTGTCAAAGCTCTGTGCCGACTCGTTGAGCTGCTCAAGGtgcttgttttcctttttcttcgtGAATATGTTTTTTTGCCATGGCATCATCTGTTTGAGTAAAGCTAAAATATACATCATGCCAAGTGATGTGTTGTGTCTCCTCAGGCTGTTGAGCATACGTTTCACAGGCGCTCCATGGTTGTAGCCGACTCTGTTTCTCACATCTCTCAGCAGCTGCAGTCACAGGCGCTCAATGCCATTGGCGTCGCCAAGGTACCTACTTACACAGAAATGACAACTcacagtatttttatttacagtaggATTGGTTGTGACAGTTTTAGTTTTTTGATCAAGtgtgttttatgtctttgtagAAAAGAGTGATCTCTGACAAAAAGTACAGCCAGCAGCGGCTGGATGTGCTCTCATCTTTGGTGTTGGCAGAAAACGCGCTGAGTGGTCCCAGTACGAAGGAGCGGCGCCTGGTCGTGTCTCTGGCGCTGTGTGTCGGCACTCAGCTGGTATGTTGGGAGAagcttgtcttttcttttcataaaCGTCACCAGTTTCACGGCTATAAGGGTTGATATCTTGTGCTGTTGTTCAGAAAACCTTCAAAGACGAGGAGCTGCCTCCTCTGCAGCTGGTGCTGAAGAAGCTTGATCTGATCAGCGAGCTCAGTGAGAGGTGAGGTTTAATACATTTCTTTGATCATATTGGTAATTATGATGTTATTGGTTCACAGTCAACGTGTTGCAGCTTTAAGGAATGTTTAACACTTTATGACATACTGACTGAAATCattaaaaagctgcagctcagtTAACAATTTGCAGATGACAGTCCtcacttctgttttttaaagcatcTGGGAGGAGTTTTTGGTCCGTTATGAAACCAGgatgaaattaacactgatgctttttttatgacttacaaaaagcaaacaagaccgtcCACAACAACACAGGAAATCTCTGTATTGTAATTCTTAATACCTTAAAAGGAACCCCGGCTACCAAAACTTATTTTCCTATATGATCAATGTTTGTATCAGCTATATATAAACGATAATAAAATCTCTCAAAATATCTTAGTTTgtataaaactggaaaaaatattttcactcgTAGGCCGCCATTGTTCTTTGCGTCGCAATGATGTTTGGGTAGTGACGTAATTTGGTtgcaacagtctgttttcttcatgcaTGTCAGCTGAAGCATGTGATTCCTGGGTGCTCTGTGAAGTTATATTTCAGATCAGACTGTCTGTACAGGGGCTGACTGCCCTCGCTGAAAAAGTCATcatctgagaggaaaagatCCAGAGACTGACTGTCCCCCTGAAACGGtttttcagctcattttcacAATTAGCAGCATAAACGTGGTCTTGAGTAATAAGTTGGTGCGCATCAGCTGGCCACTGTACCActgcatcagatgtgtgtttttccatcTGAGTTGCGACATCACTCTTATTTGGAGAACACTGTACACTTACGGACTGCTGTGTTGACTGATCGGGGGACTCGTCGTCAGCTTCCTCCGTGATCGTGGTAGTGGTCGTGGTTGTGATCGTGCCCGATGGTTCGCCATCAGAGGCTACATCTGCAGGTGAAGGATGTTGACCTCCCCGCAGGAGCACATCCAGTGTCTCCTGCCTATGGCGTTTCCTCGAGCGGACTTCACTCTTTTCCCGTGAGTGTTCTGTCTGTTTATGAAAGAAAACTGACGGCACAACATTTGGCTTCAGTCTCCGTTAATAACTAGCAGCACCTGTGAGCTCTTTCACCAGCGTGGGTCGGCTcaatgcatcaaatgcatcTGGAGTGAAGGGCGAGAACATAGCCGCCGGTCCTTCGGAAGTTGTGTACGTCCAAAAGCAATTTcccactcctttcttctctttttgtctcttggaaAGCTGTGTAGACTTACACCAGTCCCCTTGTTTCCCTTCGACTGGAAACTACACCCAAACGCAGCACAGTGCGGCATTATTATGGTTTTCACATTCCTGAAAGCCAGCGAGtaaacaccatagactgtaaataataataaacacgGGCGAAAACCAGAGGCTCGGCAAGATGCAACCATTACACGTCATCAACCCAGCTTGCATTGCAATAGTAAAACAATGGCTGCGCTCGTAGGTTAGAATATGTGTTATAAGTTTCgctctttaaagaaataacaattaTTCATGTCTATTTAACAAAGCTTTCAAGTATGAGACAGACATTAAAGCAAATTTATGCCTATTAGTCCCCACAGTCGGGGTTCCTTTTAACCATTACAAGAGGATAAGTGTCAGATAACACTATTTACAACACGCTGAAGAAACAGAAAGCGTCTCACAGGATCTTTAACCCAAAAGGTCTTTCTAGCATTCTACACTCGATGAATGCTGTTGTAACTGCATACAGAGATATTTCTACAAGGCAAATGTACTATAGCAATGTGagatatcttgttttttttctttcaaagtcATCAGTTAACTTCAAAACCGTTTCCTTTCTTTCAGGGTGAAGCTGCAGTGTGACTGTAGTTTCCTTTACTGGCACCGAGCTGTGTTTCCAATCTACCTGGATGATGTGTACGACAATGCAGTGGATGCAGCACGACTACATGTAAGTTGGGAGATGTGCTGATACCATGCACTCTTGCTGTAAAGGGTGCACCAAAGCAACAACCCTGTGTTTTTGATACATCACTCTGAAAGTTCCTCTCTTTAAATGAACACTGGGATTGACttgggatgcactgatcctactttttaggtcccgataccgatatcgatacctgggctttggtatctgccgataccgatacaaGCCGAaaatcctggtattgatttcacaatctctattccttaatgtgaggatagaatcatgttttggcaacttcaggcttttctgactttttaaaccaaaataaaaaaaacatttttaaactgacagtatcattattcaagagattataaatgtgtaccagcagtttggtgagtaagtaagtaagtaagtaagtaagtaagtaagtaagtaagtaagtaagtaagtaagtaagtaaaagtttatttatatagcacttttaaaacacttcataaccaacagattaCAATTtaactgtaaacctcagcagtggataagaggaattaaatattctgtattaAAAAACTGtctcaaatgagaaaataaaaaatatgtcattgtagtgtttcccacagaagtacAGTGTGCCTGTGGCAGGAGGAGGGCTATTAaatcattgaatacattattactctACCCAGCTTTGCACTTACTGTTTCCCTTCTCCGCGTCTGACATTGTGACATTATTAATTAGCACATTTTATAAATGATGAAGTAGGAgatgcacatggctgttgtaaacacagaaaagcatagaactgagatgaatagatatgccatatggatcggcactaaataccggccccttgtcaccaatatccgatctagctttttgagtcggatctagccgatatccgatacaaggatcggatcggtgcatccctaggaTTGACTTCTTTACTGTTAACACATCTGTGGGTTCATAAAGAGTCTATGTTTATAATGGGATTTgagttgtttcttgttttttttacttgtgaTGATTGACTGTTCTTATGTCCTTCTCCTCTGTGCTTTTCTGTGATTGGCGGAGCAGTACATGTTCAGTGCACTGAGGGACAGTGTACCCTCTATGCTGCACGCCAAACAcatggagtcatgtgaccagctGCTGGAGAGCTATGACAAGGAGATAATGGACGTGTTTCACGAGGTGAGAACATTTAAAGAGAGATAAGTACTGTACACTGTAGCATTAAAGAGTGAGGAAATGTGATTTGATTCTTACAAACATTCTGAATCTCCATGTTTATGATGTACATAAACATGAATCATCCTGGTATCTCACTTTCATAGCACCTGCTGGACAAGCTATGTAAGGAGATCGAGAAGGACCTGCGTCTGTCTgttcacacacacctgaagcTGGACGACAGGAACCCTTTCAAAGTTGGCCTG carries:
- the washc4 gene encoding WASH complex subunit 4 isoform X1; translation: MAVETIAPDWEFDRFDDGSQKIHLEVQLKNYSRFLEEFTSQLKGIEEALDDSIGDVWDFTLDPIALKLLPYEQSSLLELIKTDNKVLNKVITVYAALCSEVKKLKYEAETKFYNGLLYYGEGVSDTSVVEGESQVQMGRFISFLQELSCFVTRCYEVVVNIVHQLAALYNSSKVATKIIESSGVHFQIVYEHLGELLVVLLTLDEIMENHGTLKDHWKMYKRMLKSVHHNPGKFSIPEEKLKPFEKLLLKLEGQLLDGMILQACVEQRFDDPGEGVAVSKNSAFAEEFAFNIRTIFTNVESKIGEPSEIDQRDKYAGVCGLFVLHFHIFRSVDKKFYKALLDVCKKVPAVTLTSNIIWFPDTFLITKVPAAAKLMDKKSLQAIRAQRDTFLQQRAQTLTKDVQSYYVFVTSWMMKMESILSKEQKSDKLAEDLNSRCNVFVQGILYAYSISTIIKTTMNMYMSMQKPMTKTSVKALCRLVELLKAVEHTFHRRSMVVADSVSHISQQLQSQALNAIGVAKKRVISDKKYSQQRLDVLSSLVLAENALSGPSTKERRLVVSLALCVGTQLKTFKDEELPPLQLVLKKLDLISELSERVKLQCDCSFLYWHRAVFPIYLDDVYDNAVDAARLHYMFSALRDSVPSMLHAKHMESCDQLLESYDKEIMDVFHEHLLDKLCKEIEKDLRLSVHTHLKLDDRNPFKVGLKDLAHFFSLKPIRFFNRFIHIKAYVTHYLDKTFYNLTTVALHDWATYSEMRNLATQRYGLTMAEAHLPSQTLEQGLDVLEIMRNIHVFVSRYLYNLNNQIFIEKASNNKHLNTINIRHIANSIRTHGTGIMNTTVNFTYQFLRKKFYIFSQFMYDEHIKSRLIKDIRFFRETKDQSDQKYPFERAEKFNRGIRKLGITPEGQSYLDQFRQLISQIGNAMGYVRMIRSGGLHCCSSAIRFVPDLEDIVNFEELVKEEGLSEETQKAAGVLDSVLGDLTSNSAEGTEYFKMLVAVFAPEFRSAKNMHLRNFYMIVPPLTVNFVEHSINCKEKLNKKNKTGAAFTDDGFAMGVAYILKLLDQYLEFDSLHWFQAVRDKYKKEMNAVVKEQNVQSASQDEKLLQTMNLTQKRLDVYLQEFELLHFSLSSARIFFRADKTAAEETQEKKDKEEAAKAGGAADCSTPAEAVSK
- the washc4 gene encoding WASH complex subunit 4 isoform X2, giving the protein MAVETIAPDWEFDRFDDGSQKIHLEVQLKNYSRFLEEFTSQLKGIEEALDDSIGDVWDFTLDPIALKLLPYEQSSLLELIKTDNKVLNKVITVYAALCSEVKKLKYEAETKFYNGLLYYGEGVSDTSVVEGESQVQMGRFISFLQELSCFVTRCYEVVVNIVHQLAALYNSSKVATKIIESSGVHFQIVYEHLGELLVVLLTLDEIMENHGTLKDHWKMYKRMLKSVHHNPGKFSIPEEKLKPFEKLLLKLEGQLLDGMILQACVEQRFDDPGEGVAVSKNSAFAEEFAFNIRTIFTNVESKIGEPSEIDQRDKYAGVCGLFVLHFHIFRSVDKKFYKALLDVCKKVPAVTLTSNIIWFPDTFLITKVPAAAKLMDKKSLQAIRAQRDTFLQQRAQTLTKDVQSYYVFVTSWMMKMESILSKEQKSDKLAEDLNSRCNVFVQGILYAYSISTIIKTTMNMYMSMQKPMTKTSVKALCRLVELLKAVEHTFHRRSMVVADSVSHISQQLQSQALNAIGVAKKRVISDKKYSQQRLDVLSSLVLAENALSGPSTKERRLVVSLALCVGTQLKTFKDEELPPLQLVLKKLDLISELSERVKLQCDCSFLYWHRAVFPIYLDDVYDNAVDAARLHYMFSALRDSVPSMLHAKHMESCDQLLESYDKEIMDVFHEHLLDKLCKEIEKDLRLSVHTHLKLDDRNPFKVGLKDLAHFFSLKPIRFFNRFIHIKAYVTHYLDKTFYNLTTVALHDWATYSEMRNLATQRYGLTMAEAHLPSQTLEQGLDVLEIMRNIHVFVSRYLYNLNNQIFIEKASNNKHLNTINIRHIANSIRTHGTGIMNTTVNFTYQFLRKKFYIFSQFMYDEHIKSRLIKDIRFFRETKDQSDQKYPFERAEKFNRGIRKLGITPEGQSYLDQFRQLISQIGNAMGYVRMIRSGGLHCCSSAIRFVPDLEDIVNFEELVKEEGLSEETQKAAGVLDSVLGDLTSNSAEGTEYFKMLVAVFAPEFRSAKNMHLRNFYMIVPPLTVNFVEHSINCKEKLNKKNKTGAAFTDDGFAMGVAYILKLLDQYLEFDSLHWFQAVRDKYKKEMNAVVKEQNVQSASQDEKLLQTMNLTQKRLDVYLQEFELLHFSLSSARIFFRADKTAAEETQEKKDKEAAKAGGAADCSTPAEAVSK